In Canis lupus dingo isolate Sandy chromosome 25, ASM325472v2, whole genome shotgun sequence, one genomic interval encodes:
- the LOC112670065 gene encoding UDP-glucuronosyltransferase 1A8-like: MCKYTPSAGAGFVPVLLPRTDSITPAQNPSSWIALDCRFPMAATILTGFPLLCVCLLLTSGFAEAGKLLVVPMDGSHWFTMRLVVEQLIQRGHELVLIIPEVSWQLGKSSNFTVKTYSTTYNLEELNQKFKTFSDSQWNIRQQSILSMVLNSSSDFFEHLFLHCKNLFSDPKLVEYIKESSFDAVFLDPFDVCGLIVAKYFSLPSVVFTRGLFCHFLEESTQCPSPPSYVPRIFLGFPDAMSFRERVRNHISHLEEHLFCHYFLKTALEVASEILQTAVTPYDLYSHTSIWLLRTDFVFDYPKPVMPNMVFIGGINCQEGKPLPKGVFRRASCHAE, encoded by the coding sequence atgtgtAAATACACGCCCTCTGCTGGGGCGGGCTTTGTGCCTGTACTTCTTCCACGGACTGACTCTATTACACCAGCTCAGAACCCAAGCAGCTGGATTGCCCTGGACTGCAGGTTTCCAATGGCTGCCACAATTTTGACCGGCTTtcctctgttgtgtgtgtgtctcctgctGACATCTGGCTTTGCTGAGGCAGGCAAGCTGCTGGTAGTACCCATGGATGGGAGCCACTGGTTTACCATGCGTTTGGTTGTGGAGCAACTCATCCAAAGAGGGCATGAGTTGGTTTTAATCATACCAGAGGTGAGTTGGCAACTGGGAAAATCCTCCAATTTTACGGTGAAGACTTATTCCACAACTTACAATCTGGAGGAGTTGAATCAGAAGTTCAAGACTTTCTCCGATTCTCAGTGGAATATTCGTCAACAAAGTATACTTTCTATGGTCTTAAATTCATCCAGTGACTTTTTTGAACACCTTTTTTTACATTGTAAGAATTTGTTTAGTGATCCAAAATTAGTAGAATACATAAAGGAGAGTTCTTTTGATGCAGTGTTTCTGGATCCTTTTGATGTGTGTGGCTTAATTGTAGCCAAGTATTTTTCACTTCCATCTGTGGTCTTCACCAGGGgattattttgccattttcttgaaGAAAGCACACAGTGCCCCAGTCCTCCTTCTTATGTTCCTAGAATTTTTTTAGGGTTTCCAGATGCCAtgagtttcagagagagagtgaggaatcACATCTCCCACTTGGAGGAACATTTATTTtgccactattttttaaaaactgctttggaAGTTGCATCTGAGATTCTCCAAACAGCTGTCACACCATATGATCTCTACAGCCATACGTCAATTTGGTTGTTAAGAACTGACTTTGTTTTTGACTATCCCAAACCTGTGATGCCCAACATGGTCTTCATTGGAGGCATCAACTGCCAGGAGGGAAAGCCATTGCCAAAG